In Diorhabda carinulata isolate Delta chromosome 6, icDioCari1.1, whole genome shotgun sequence, a single genomic region encodes these proteins:
- the LOC130895296 gene encoding 60S ribosomal protein L17-like, whose product MVRRAGIHYSIANNEEVMIKAKASNVAVKFRHLVEVAAAVRQMELVRANSYLKNVINHKECIPFRIYNGGVGKCAQAKQFKTVIGRWPRKAAKCMIDLLKNAASNCEFYGKDPCDFYIYHVQVNQAPVSTRRTYRSHGRITPYIRYNSHINLILKEKISLVQQPFLFQ is encoded by the exons ATGGTTAGAAGAGCTGGTATCCATTATTCAATCGCAAACAATGAGGAAGTAATGATAAAAGCGAAAGCGTCGAATGTTGCCGTAAAATTTAGGCATCTAGTAGAAGTTGCCGCGGCCGTACGACAAATGGAGCTTGTGAGAGCGAATTCATACTTAAAAAACGTTATCAACCATAAGGAATGTATCCCTTTCAGAATATATAATGGTGGAGTAGGAAAATGTGCCCAAGCAAAACAATTCAAAACTGTTATC GGTCGCTGGCCGAGAAAAGCTGCAAAGTGTATGatagatttattaaaaaatgctgCTTCTAATTGCGAATTTTATGGTAAAGATCCGtgcgatttttatatttaccacGTTCAAGTGAATCAAGCGCCTGTTTCTACTAGAAGAACTTACAGGTCTCACGGACGTATCACACCCTATATACGATATAATAGTCACattaatcttattttaaaagaaaaaatctcGTTAGTGCAACAGCCATTTTTATTCCAGTAA